A part of Calonectris borealis chromosome 30, bCalBor7.hap1.2, whole genome shotgun sequence genomic DNA contains:
- the HDAC7 gene encoding histone deacetylase 7 isoform X4, with protein MDLRIGQRVVKPGSDTTLLALKHTQQLQHQLFLASLHQQQVEQLAHQHVRVTMESPHREAEPGQQEQELRQILNKDKSKRSAVASTVVKQKLAEVILKKQQAALERTSNPNPSAMPYRSLEPLDPEGPSPPVLSTFLPPVPSTSLDPPEHFPLRKTASEPNLKVRCKPRKCLDRRKNPLTRKESAPPSLKRRPPEAIDSSPSSSSTPVSGCSSPNDSLPAEHGALPAASGMAHETPLAQRLMMQESSLAQFALQSAASLPAITLGLPATTSARGEADRRPLSSLAHRVPVLNGPVLTGTHSPMFIPAGLEQHEAGSPLSPRLQPVIILEPSVTHAPLVAVPGLGTVPFSFAPSLISAERLSLPGHHKPLGRTRSEPLPQNPKAIQQQLVFQQHHTQFLERLKQQTHLGKRMAKSSEKPRLRQIPSSEDMEAEGTLPEAGAESSDPARARVEPTRPGSSVKEPERTQKMMQPQEELVLQQAYLWDSYQRVQQQLLKRQPLADSPMVPTIHAGHRPLSRAQSSPATATVSLPAQDTASKTLSLPVQEQPAKPHFTTGLVYDSVMLKHQCSCGDNSNHPEHAGRIQSIWSRLQERGLRSQCECLRGRKATLEELQCVHTERHVFLYGTNPLNRLKLDNGKLAGILSQRMFVMLPCGGVGVDSDTIWNELHSSNAARWAAGSVTELAFKVATRELKNGFAVVRPPGHHADPSTAMGFCFFNSVAIAARQLQQKGKLGKILIVDWDVHHGNGTQQIFYRDPDVLYISLHRHDDGNFFPGSGAADEVGAGPGEGFNVNVAWTGGLDPPMGDPEYLAAFRTVVMPIAHEFSPDVVLVSAGFDAADGHPPPLGGYKVSAKCFGYMTKQLMSLAGGAIVLALEGGHDLTAICDASEACVSALLGNELDPLPEESMRQKPNPNAVRSLETVIQVQSKYWVAVQRFASKLGCSFLEAQHHEAEEVETVTALASLSVAVMVEKRPQDEPMEEEEPMNQ; from the exons ATGGACCTGCGGATCGGGCAGCGTGTCGTCAAGCCCGGCTCTGACACCACCTTGCTGGCTCTGAAGCACacgcagcagctgcagcaccagctctTCCTCGCCAGCCTGCACCAGCAGCAAGTGGAGCAGCTCGCCCACCAGCACGTGAGG GTCACCATGGAGTCCCCACACCGCGAAGCTGAgcctgggcagcaggagcaggagctgcggCAGATCCTCAACAAGGACAAGAGCAAGCGAA GTGCTGTGGCCAGCACAGTGGTGAAGCAGAAGCTGGCTGAGGTCATCctgaagaagcagcaggcagctttgGAGAGGACCAGCAATCCCAACCCTTCAGCCATGCCGTACAG GTCTCTGGAGCCTCTGGATCCCGAGGGCCCTTCCCCTCCTGTGCTCAGCACCTTcctgccccctgtccccagcacttCTCTTGATCCCCCAGAGCATTTTCCGCTGCGGAAGACAG CGTCTGAGCCCAACCTGAAGGTGCGTTGCAAGCCCAGGAAGTGCCTTGACCGACGCAAGAATCCCCTGACGCGGAAGGAGAGCGCTCCCCCCTCGCTGAAGAGGCGGCCGCCCGAGGCGATCG ACTCCTCCCCGAGCAGTAGCAGCACTCCTGTGTCCGGCTGCAGCTCTCCCAACGACAGCCTCCCCGCCGAGCACGGagccctccccgctgcctccGGCATGGCCCACGAG ACGCCCCTGGCCCAGCGCCTGATGATGCAGGAGAGCTCACTGGCCCAGTTTGCCCTGCAGAGTGCAGCCTCCCTTCCGGCCATCACGCTGGGATTGCCGGCTACCACTAGCGCCAGG ggagaggcagaTCGCCGTCCCCTCTCCAGCCTGGCACACCGGGTGCCCGTGCTGAACGGACCTGTCCTCACGGGCACACACTCGCCCATGTTCATACCAGCTGGCTTGGAGCAGCACGAGGCTGGGAGCCCCTTGTCCCCTCGGCTCCAGCCTGTCATCATCCTCGAGCCCTCGGTCACCCACGCTCCGCTGGTGGCAG TGCCAGGTCTGGGAACGGTCCCCTTCTCCTTCGCCCCCTCGCTCATCTCGGCAGAGCGCCTGTCGCTCCCAGGCCACCATAAACCGCTGGGCAGGACCCGCTCGGAGCCCCTGCCCCAGAACCCCAAGGCCATCCAGCAGCAACTGGTGTTCCAGCAGCACCACACTCAGTTCCTGGAGAGGCTCAAGCAGCAGACGCATCTGGGCAAG CGCATGGCTAAATCCAGCGAGAAGCCCCGTCTGCGGCAGATCCCCTCCTCGGAGGACATGGAGGCTGAGGGGACGCTTCCAGAGGCCGGGGCTGAGAGCAGTGACCCAGCGAGGGCACGCGTGGAGCCCACACGGCCGGGGAGCAGCGTGAAGGAGCCCGAGAGGACGCAGAAGATGATGCAGCCTCAAGAGGAGCTTGTCCTACAGCAG GCCTATCTCTGGGATTCCTACCAGCGcgtgcagcagcagctcctcaagCGGCAGCCCTTGGCCGACTCCCCCATGGTCCCCACCATCCATGCGGGGCACAGGCCCCTCTCCAGGGCCCAGTCATCTCCTGCCACCGCGACCGTCTCCCTTCCTGCCCAGGACACGGCCTCCAAGACGCTCTCCCTGCCTGTGCAGGAGCAGCCAGCCAAGCCGCACTTCACAACAG GGCTGGTTTACGACTCGGTGATGCTCAAACACCAGTGTTCCTGCGGTGACAACAGCAACCACCCAGAGCACGCGGGCAGGATCCAGAGCATCTGGTCCCGTCTGCAGGAGAGAGGGCTGCGCAGCCAGTGCGAG TGTCTGCGGGGACGCAAGGCCACCCTGGAAGAGCTGCAGTGTGTCCACACCGAGCGCCACGTCTTCCTCTACGGCACCAATCCCCTCAACCGCCTGAAACTGGACAACGGGAAGCTGGCAG GGATCCTGTCGCAGCGGATGTTTGTCATGCTGCCCTGCGGAGGCGTGGGG GTGGACAGCGATACCATCTGGAACGAGCTGCATTCCTCCAACGCTGCCCGCTGGGCCGCGGGCAGCGTCACCGAGCTGGCCTTCAAGGTGGCCACCAGGGAGCTGAAG AACGGCTTCGCTGTGGTGCGGCCACCCGGACATCACGCGGATCCTTCCACCGCCAT GGGATTCTGCTTCTTTAACTCGGTGGCCATTGCcgccaggcagctgcagcagaaagGGAAACTCGGCAAGATCCTCATTGTGGACTGG GATGTTCACCACGGCAATGGGACCCAGCAGATCTTCTACAGAGACCCTGACGTTCTCTACATCTCTTTGCATCGTCACGATGATGGCAACTTCttccccggcagcggggccgctgACGAG gttggtgctggccctggcGAGGGATTTAATGTCAACGTAGCCTGGACTGGAGGGCTCGACCCCCCCATGGGTGACCCTGAGTATCTGGCTGCTTTCAG GACGGTGGTGATGCCGATTGCACACGAATTCTCCCCCGATGTGGTGCTGGTGTCGGCCGGCTTCGACGCGGCTGACGGCCACCCGCCACCCCTGGGCGGCTACAAAGTCTCTGCTAAAT GCTTTGGCTACATGACAAAGCAGCTGATGAGCCTGGCTGGCGGAGCCATCGTCCTCGCGCTAGAAGGTGGCCATGACCTTACGGCCATCTGCGATGCATCCGAGGCCTGCGTGTCCGCCTTGCTGGGCAACGAG CTGGACCCTCTCCCAGAAGAAAGCATGAGGCAGAAACCAAACCCCAACGCTGTGCGCTCCTTGGAAACGGTGATCCAGGTCCAGA GTAAATACTGGGTGGCCGTGCAGCGCTTTGCCTCCAAGCTGGGCTGCTCCTTCCTGGAGGCACAGCACCACGAGGCAGAAGAGGTGGAGACGGTCACAGCCTTGGCCTCCCTTTCGGTGGCCGTGATGGTGGAGAAGAG GCCACAAGACGAGCCgatggaggaagaggagcccATGAACCAGTGA